The DNA sequence GAAATCTGAAGCAAAATCAAGGCGAAACAATAGATATGTATGTAACGAAATTACGTCAGAAAGCGGAACATTGTGAATTCAGTGATAAGGATGGTGAAATTAAAAGTCAGATAATACAAGGATGCGTATCAAAGAAATTAAGAATTAAGTGCTTAGAAGAAGAAAAGGAATTGAAAGATATCCTAATTTTAGCAAGAAGTATGGAAATGGCGGAAAAACAAGCACACGCAATGGACAGACATGACAGTCTTCCGGTAAACAAAATTAAGAAACATCCTTCCCAGCGACGAAAGCCTGAAAATCCTGCTTATCAGAAAGAAATACAGAAGTGTAGAAACTGCGGAGGAACTTATCCACATGCGCGAAAATGCCCAGCCCTTGGCGCAAAATGCAATTACTGCCATAAAAGAAACCATTTCATTGGGGTATGTCGTAAACGGCTAAATTCAAAAGGACAACTACACGAAATATCCGAAAATAACAATGGCTATGAAACCAACAGTGAAGACGAATCTTGTTCTGAAACGGATGTGGCTTTTGGACTTAGTGttgtaaagaaaatttcaaacaaaaaagtgccaaaagtaaacttaaaagtAAATGGTGTTGATGTGACTTTTCTTGTTGACACAGGAAGTAGCTTGAATATTCTCGACGAGTCTTTAATCGACAAAATGAGACCGAAGCCGAAAatccagaaaacaaaaacaaaagcatatGCATTCGGTCAAAACAAACCATTGTCTATAAAAGGGAAATACGTATGTGTCATAGAATCGGGTCCTAAATTCGCAACAACGGATTTTCATGTCGTGAACGGTGCATCGGAAAATTTGATAAGTTATGAAACCGCCGTGGAGCTTGAAATTGTACCAGTCATACAGACTATATCTAGTAAAAATGAGAAGTATTCAGACTTATATGACAAATACAAACCAGTGTTCAATGGGCTAGGAAAATTAAAGGATAAGCAAATCAAATTCCATATAGACGAAAGTGTAATACCTACTGCCCAGCCAGCTAGACGCATTCCGTTTCACGTCCGTGATAAAGTTGCACAAGAGCTCGAGAAACTTGAAAAACTTGATGTAATTGAAAAAGCCACAGGTGCGACACCCTGGGTCTCGAACTTGGTCGTTGCTCCGAAACCCAAGTCTCCGAATGATGTCAGAATTTGTGTAGATATGAGAAAAGCGAATCTAGCATTAAAGCGTAAAGACATGTCGTGCCTACAGTGGATGACATAATAATGGAACTAAATGGCTCCACCGTGTTTTCAAAGGTGGACCTTTACAAAGGGTTCCATCAGCTCGAACTTTCCGAGGAATCAAGAAACATGACCGTGTTCGCAAGCCATGTTGGACTTTGGAGGTACAAACGGCTAAATTTCGGTGTAAGTGTAGCCCCAGAAATTTTCCAAAATGAAATACGGCAAGTGACAAATGGATTAAATGGTGTGCTGAACATTTCAGA is a window from the Mercenaria mercenaria strain notata chromosome 7, MADL_Memer_1, whole genome shotgun sequence genome containing:
- the LOC128558737 gene encoding uncharacterized protein LOC128558737; the protein is MASIPEFPKFEVYSDEQSAGVRWNKYVAKLENLFVGMNIDKNKRKKALLLHYSGDEVFEIYETLNLRTTNDNYTETKSALHDYFMPKKNKEFERFEFRNLKQNQGETIDMYVTKLRQKAEHCEFSDKDGEIKSQIIQGCVSKKLRIKCLEEEKELKDILILARSMEMAEKQAHAMDRHDSLPVNKIKKHPSQRRKPENPAYQKEIQKCRNCGGTYPHARKCPALGAKCNYCHKRNHFIGVCRKRLNSKGQLHEISENNNGYETNSEDESCSETDVAFGLSVVKKISNKKVPKVNLKVNGVDVTFLVDTGSSLNILDESLIDKMRPKPKIQKTKTKAYAFGQNKPLSIKGKYVCVIESGPKFATTDFHVVNGASENLISYETAVELEIVPVIQTISSKNEKYSDLYDKYKPVFNGLGKLKDKQIKFHIDESVIPTAQPARRIPFHVRDKVAQELEKLEKLDVIEKATGATPWVSNLVVAPKPKSPNDVRICVDMRKANLALKRKDMSCLQWMT